A single genomic interval of Coccidioides posadasii str. Silveira chromosome 1, complete sequence harbors:
- the HSE1 gene encoding ESCRT-0 subunit protein hse1 (EggNog:ENOG410PKY6~COG:U~BUSCO:5291at33183), translating to MFRAQQNAYDDIVAKATDENLTSENWEYILDVCDKVSADESGAKDAVASMIKRLAHRNANVQLYTFELANALSQNCGPKAHRELASKSFTDALLRLANDRNTHPQVKSKILEHMEQWTEMFSSNPDFGIMEHAYMKLKSQNPNIQPPSKPTKRQITELDRQKEEEELQMALALSIKEKQSETSKQQDGSSQHVVTTSAQAEAAPSQGIPSGTTAATVSRVRALYDFQPSEPGELQFRKGDIIAVLESVYKDWWKGSLRGQVGIFPLNYVEKLSDPTQEELQREAQMEAEVFAEIKNVEKLLALLSTSSPELNVQENEEITKLYHSTLAIRPKLIELIGKYSKKKDDFTQLNEKFIKARRDYEALLEASMTHPAQSHYNRPAQPSFAYPPSGTHPGYPHHAPPQQEPQRYYTPRPSQDPQSAPHNTPGYYGAEPSTLPYPPDSQSPDFRKHTTTGSMQLPQQQPSQPPQDAYSQGATTHYPPKTTYDHPQELGTSVYDSPQGNAPQAIQHSYHPAMQQELQQQQATGAEPTQRPYSPQENPPPQAPSSNPPYPIQTPQEPPQQSFAPPAPMHQPPPIPSVAPSQGAYGGGYQAYQPPTTQQHSPTSNPAAFYR from the exons ATGTTTCGCGCGCAGCAGAATGCGTATGATGACATCGTCG CCAAGGCGACCGATGAAAATCTTACCTCCGAGAACTGGGAATACATACTT GATGTGTGTGACAAGGTTTCTGCAGATGAGTCTGG GGCGAAAGATGCGGTTGCCTCCATGATCAAACGGCTTGCTCATCGCAATGCAAATGTGCAGCTTTACACCTTCGAG CTTGCCAACGCCCTGTCGCAAAATTGCGGTCCAAAAGCGCATCGCGAGTTGGCGTCAAAAAGTTTCACAGATGCCCTTTTGCGACTAGCCAATGACCGA AATACCCATCCACAAGTCAAGTCCAAGATACTGGAACATATGGAACAATGGACGGAGATGTTTTCCAGCAATCCCGATTTCGGAATCATGGAGCATGCTTACATGAAGTTGAAGTCGCAGA ATCCAAACATTCAACCTCCCTCGAAACCAACAAAGCGCCAAATAACAGAACTAGACAGgcaaaaggaagaagaggaactCCAGATGGCGCTTGCGTTGTCCATCAAAGAGAAACAGTCAGAAACATCTAAACAACAAGATGGCTCTTCACAGCATGTTGTGACTACCTCCGCTCAAGCCGAAGCTGCACCCTCGCAAGGTATTCCATCCGGCACGACCGCTGCGACAGTATCTCGCGTTCGCGCCTTGTATGATTTCCAGCCTTCGGAGCCCGGAGAGCTTCAATTTCGCAAAGGCGACATCATAGCTGTCTTGGAATCGGTTTATAAGGATTGGTGGAAGGGTTCTTTACGGGGTCAAGTTGGCATATTTCCATTAAATTATGTGGAAAAGCTTTCAGATCCAACCCAGGAGGAGTTACAGCGAGAGGCCCAGATGGAAGCTGAAGTATTCGCTGAGATAAAGAATGTGGAAAAGCTTCTGGCGTTGTTGAGTACCAGCAGCCCCGAGTTGAATGTACAGGAGAATGAAGAAATCACCAAATTATATCACTCGACGCTTGCGATTCGGCCCAAGCTTATAGAGCTGATTGGCAAGTATTCTAAGAAAAAGG ACGACTTTACTCAGCTCAACGAGAAATTTATCAAGGCTCGAAGGGATTACGAAGCATTATTGGAAGCGTCCATGACCCACCCAGCGCAGTCTCATTATAACCGACCTGCACAACCTTCTTTTGCCTATCCACCTTCAGGAACCCACCCAGGATATCCTCACCACGCACCGCCACAACAAGAGCCGCAGCGGTATTATACGCCAAGGCCGTCACAAG ACCCGCAAAGTGCTCCTCACAACACCCCGGGATATTATGGGGCAGAACCGAGCACACTTCCTTATCCTCCCGACTCTCAGTCCCCGGATTTTCGAAAACACACAACTACAGGCTCCATGCAGCTACCACAACAGCAACCCTCGCAACCCCCACAAGACGCATATTCCCAAGGCGCAACGACACATTATCCTCCGAAAACAACCTACGATCATCCGCAAGAGCTGGGAACATCAGTCTATGACTCCCCGCAAGGAAATGCTCCCCAGGCTATCCAGCACTCCTATCATCCCGCGATGCAGCAAGAGcttcaacaacaacaagcGACAGGAGCAGAGCCTACGCAACGACCCTATTCCCCCCAGGAAAATCCACCACCACAAGCACCGTCATCCAACCCGCCATATCCTATACAAACACCGCAAGAACCTCCTCAGCAATCCTTTGCTCCACCAGCGCCTATGCATCAACCTCCACCCATACCATCTGTCGCGCCATCGCAAGGAGCATATGGCGGTGGCTACCAAGCTTATCAACCACCTACAACACAACAGCATAGCCCAACTTCAAACCCGGCCGCGTTCTACCGGTGA
- the KUP1 gene encoding Putative potassium transport system protein kup 1 (EggNog:ENOG41COG3158~COG:P~TransMembrane:6 (i77-97o117-137i193-212o232-254i266-287o317-339i)), which yields MADGGYVPVEEDDEDGDITHHGAERISVEDRLPLFIRSGVIFDQEHDGVAVDQGDASADPLHGHHPKQELHGWASMWLAYQSIGAIYGDIGTSPLYVFSAVFASPPSSPDLLGALSLIIWALILIATIKYVGIVLCANNHGEGGSFALLSLIRRHVKLDWRDSMVEDDDEKIYAAKRLKSFNRSARNALKRSAMAKGLVTILAVLGVCMVMSDGVITPAQSILGAVQGIKIAAPGMSTNIVVALACLLIVLLFAIQPFGVSRLSNFFAPIVMVWLIFNMAFGVYNLVLFDHNVIRAFSPSFAIDYIIRHKFDGWRSLGGVLLAFTGVEALFADLGAFSVKQVFRR from the exons ATGGCTGATGGTGGTTATGTCCCCGTCGAAGAGGATGACGAGGACGGGGATATAACGCACCATGGTGCAGAAAGGATTAGTGTGGAAGATAGATTGCCATTATTCATTAGATCAGGCGTCATCTTCGACCAAGAGCATGATGGCGTCGCAGTAGATCAAGGGGATGCTTCGGCAGACCCTTTACATGGGCATCACCCCAAGCAG GAGCTTCATGGCTGGGCTTCAATGTG GCTAGCATATCAATCGATCGGTGCAATTTACGGAGACATCGGGACTAGCCCTCTCTACGTCTTCTCGGCGGTCTTTGCTTCTCCACCGAGCTCGCCGGATCTGCTTGGTGCACTGTCACTTATCATCTGGGCCTTAATCCTCATCGCTACGATAAAGTACGTGGGGATTGTTCTATGTGCCAACAACCATGGCGAAGGTGGCTCCTTTGCGTTGCTTTCTCTTATTAGGCGTCAT GTTAAATTGGACTGGCGAGATTCAATGGTTGAGGACGATGACGAGAAAATCTATGCTGCAAAGCGGCTGAAAAGCTTCAATCGCTCGGCTAGAAATGCGTTGAAACGCAGTGCTATGGCCAAAGGTTTAGTGACGATTCTGGCTGTGCTGGGGGTCTGCATGGTGATGTCTG ATGGGGTCATTACTCCAGCACAGTCAATTCTCGGTGCAGTGCAGG GAATCAAAATAGCTGCACCCGGCATGTCCACAAATATTGTCGTCGCGCTTGCCTGTCTCCTGATTGTGCTTCTGTTCGCCATACAGCCTTTCGGCGTTTCGAGACTGAGCAACTTTTTCGCCCCCATTGTAATGGTCTGGTTGATATTCAACATGGCTTTTGGAGTATAT aatctgGTCCTATTCGATCATAATGTGATTAGGGCGTTTTCCCCGAGTTTCGCAATTGATTATATAATTCGACATAAATTTGATGGCTGGCGTTCTCTTGGAGGTGTTTTGCTTGCATTTACAG GAGTTGAAGCTCTATTTGCCGACCTTGGCGCATTTTCAGTTAAGCAAGTTTTTCGTCGGTGA
- a CDS encoding uncharacterized protein (EggNog:ENOG410PHE6~COG:P~TransMembrane:4 (o34-54i66-87o93-114i121-140o)) produces MLTGTFQLISQAIRMAYLPRMRRVHTSKHVASQIYIPLANWLMMAGAIAVTAVFKTTTRIGHVYGVCVVGVSFITTWLVALVAIIIWNLHIVIILPVFVFIGFFDFFFLAAALAKIPAGGWFTAIMAAILTSTLLLWSYGEGCQFNAERDESASRSTLFTGHGHQLWLREGKAEYSVKSIRGIGVFLIEPHSRSPPVFDHFIKKFEATHEISVLLQIKPVLKYSVPVKDRFTLTSTNITGLYRVILRYGYGDTPSWDSFEEMLTEELGLLRPRGEPDSQDYAAADDVNTGSIALTAPDQFASQKPITYIIGRDKLYVKKGSGVFRRIILSVFIYLKGHEKTKLSRLRVPVDRLVEVGFSKAI; encoded by the exons ATGCTCACGGGCACTTTCCAGTTGATCTCCCAGGCTATACGGATGGCTTATCTTCCTAGAATGAGGCGCGTCCACACATCAAAGCATGTGGCGAGCCAGATATATATCCCATTGGCTAATTGGCTGATGATGGCAGGGGCAATAGCGGTTACAGCAGTGTTTAAAACA ACTACTCGTATTGGCCATGTATATGGTGTATGCGTCGTCGGGGTTAGCTTCATCACGACTTGGCTTGTTGCCCTTGTGGCTATTATCATCTGGAATTTGCATATTGTGATCATCCTTCCGGTTTTTGTCTTTATCGGCTTctttgatttctttttcctgGCAGCTGCTCTTGCCAAAATACCAGCTGGGGGCTGGTTTACGGCTATCATGGCGGCCATCTTGACGAGTACTTTACTCCTATGGAGCTACGGTGAGGGATGCCAGTTCAATGCAGAGCGAGATGAGAGCGCTTCCCGCTCCACACTGTTCACAGGCCACGGCCACCAGCTATGGCTTCGCGAAGGAAAGGCGGAGTATTCGGTTAAATCAATCAGAG GCATTGGTGTGTTCCTAATTGAACCACATTCTAGGTCTCCTCCTGTTTTCGACCATTTTATTAAGAAATTCGAAGCCACCCATGAGATATCAGTCCTCCTTCAGATAAAACCCGTTCTTAAGTATTCT GTCCCTGTGAAAGATCGCTTCACGCTAACTAGCACAAACATCACCGGGTTGTACCGTGTTATACTTCGCTATGGCTACGGGGATACGCCCTCGTGGGATTCCTTTGAAGAAATGCTCACAGAGGAACTGGGTCTCTTGCGTCCTCGTGGAGAACCTGATAGTCAGGATTATGCAGCTGCGGACGATGTGAACACAGGTTCGATAGCGCTCACTGCGCCAGATCAGTTCGCATCGCAGAAGCCCATTACCTATATCATTGGCAGAGACAAATTATACGTCAAAAAGGGATCTGGTGTTTTTCGCAGGATCATCCTGTCTGTGTTTATATATCTGAAGGGCCATGAGAAGACAAAGTTGTCGCGATTGAGAGTTCCGGTTGACCGGTTGGTTGAAGTTGGATTTTCTAAGGCGATATAA
- a CDS encoding uncharacterized protein (EggNog:ENOG410PPP8~COG:C~TransMembrane:1 (i110-130o)~BUSCO:16205at33183) — MAGDKEFTLREVAAHDTKKDLYLIVNEKVYNVTSFVDEHPGGEEVLLDVGGQDATEAFEDVGHSDEAREILEGLLVGKVKRQPGDPAPVRSQTSTTTSAPSGDVSTGLGIGLYAILVLVGAIGYGLYQYLNTATPVQA; from the exons ATGGCCGGAGACAAGGAGTTCACCCTACGGGAGGTCGCCGCTCACGACACTAAGAAAGATCTCTATCTTATCGTTAATGAGAAGGTTTACAATGTCACATCCTTCGTTGATGAGCATCC TGGCGGTGAGGAAGTTCTTCTAGACGTTGGCGGTCAAGATGCCACAGAAGCTTTCGAGGATGTTGGCCACAGCGATGAGGCTCGCGAAATCCTTGAGGGGTTGCTGGTCGGAAAGGTCAAGAGACAG CCTGGCGACCCTGCTCCCGTCCGAAGCCAGACCTCCACGACAACCAGTGCTCCTTCCGGAGACGTTTCCACCGGCCTCGGAATCGGACTCTATGCCATCCTCGTCCTCGTTGGCGCCATCGGCTACGGCTTATACCAATACTTGAACACGGCGACTCCAGTTCAGGCTTAG